The following are encoded in a window of Ignavibacteriales bacterium genomic DNA:
- a CDS encoding DUF6064 family protein, whose amino-acid sequence MNLPFTPDQFLLVFEHYNNAVWPLQIVFNVLGLTAIILAVEKNVLSDRLIVAILAFLWFWIGIAYHLSFFTAINSAAYVFAILNAIQGSLFLVFGALYRRLSFHFRPNVYGFTGALLLLYAMILYPLLGYLFGHVYPKAPTFGLPCPTTIFTFGLLLWTDLKVPKNVLIIPFLWSLIGFSAALKLGILEDTGLLIAGIVGTALLVHRDRTSSAAV is encoded by the coding sequence ATGAATCTCCCTTTCACTCCCGACCAATTTCTTTTGGTATTCGAACATTACAACAACGCTGTCTGGCCACTTCAAATCGTTTTTAACGTTCTGGGCCTGACAGCCATTATTCTCGCTGTAGAAAAGAACGTTCTCTCAGATCGCCTTATTGTCGCAATCCTTGCGTTCCTGTGGTTCTGGATTGGCATCGCCTATCACCTTTCTTTCTTTACGGCCATCAATTCTGCGGCATATGTCTTTGCCATTCTGAACGCGATTCAGGGAAGTCTCTTTCTCGTATTCGGTGCTCTGTACCGCCGTTTGTCCTTTCACTTCAGGCCAAACGTCTACGGCTTCACCGGCGCGTTGCTCCTCCTGTACGCGATGATTCTGTATCCGCTCCTCGGATATCTGTTTGGCCATGTTTATCCGAAAGCTCCGACGTTCGGATTGCCATGCCCGACGACGATCTTCACTTTCGGCCTGTTGCTGTGGACGGATCTCAAAGTCCCGAAGAACGTTCTAATCATACCGTTTCTCTGGTCGCTCATTGGATTCTCGGCCGCACTGAAGCTTGGGATACTCGAGGACACCGGACTCCTGATTGCCGGAATAGTAGGCACGGCGCTCCTTGTTCACAGGGACCGAACAAGCAGCGCCGCCGTCTAA
- a CDS encoding DUF1761 domain-containing protein yields MLLNTALSNINIAAVLVAGFAHMVISVIWFRPEFFGKQWMELTKQDMKPARQWLPAGIVGHVVIALVLAVIVYLANATSMVEGIAVGILVWIGFVVTLELGEMIWEKNPFRLFMIRIGCHLVALSVTGAILAVWR; encoded by the coding sequence ATGCTGCTCAACACAGCTTTGTCGAATATCAACATTGCAGCCGTTCTCGTTGCCGGATTTGCTCACATGGTCATCAGCGTGATCTGGTTCAGGCCAGAATTCTTCGGCAAGCAATGGATGGAGCTCACGAAACAAGACATGAAGCCGGCGCGCCAATGGCTTCCTGCGGGTATCGTCGGACACGTGGTGATAGCCCTGGTGTTGGCCGTGATAGTGTACCTCGCCAATGCCACGTCCATGGTTGAAGGAATCGCTGTTGGAATCCTTGTCTGGATCGGTTTCGTCGTGACACTGGAGCTGGGCGAAATGATCTGGGAGAAGAATCCATTCAGGCTCTTCATGATCCGCATTGGATGTCACCTGGTGGCATTGAGCGTCACAGGTGCCATCCTCGCCGTTTGGCGATAA
- a CDS encoding transglutaminase-like domain-containing protein, producing the protein MTRRQWLVRGSALLFFVLLALNLYVFFTREWESSFFPASYATLYYPLDVPTIRDWKLVARNRVQLNLACTDSNTEWNVLTDGGKEQKATGMSPSFVIDTTLAALHTYKLIPVARPEMLPVEISIQFYGEEFYGSLGMKHNDVYIVRSNVPCGQFEQLSVNDWVDDYKYVGEAGLAETDRIVHNQLGIRDTDPTLTRIEKLFPYLRKKLKGSGGVPKDAERWMDPYRLFGEMAAGTGKGWCTQNAQVYVYWANRAGIPTRFVFGARTQDDRIVYTGHSWAESYIREQHRWAFVDLSQGQLYVTDRDGQVLNTAQIFHLNQLNAFDSTFVTIYADWGFEKNPAITAKDTLAKVPFNLCNKFYRSEFNPQSIIKYRRPPNVEDVREIYAGFFTDRTFLLGNIERYLFKPQLAYSLYPTEGGHTYLVRRALFFTMVAILILWMGLVVTGRLRKPKV; encoded by the coding sequence AATGGCTCGTTCGCGGCTCTGCACTTCTGTTCTTCGTGTTGCTCGCGCTTAACCTGTACGTCTTTTTCACGCGCGAGTGGGAATCATCCTTCTTCCCCGCTTCGTATGCCACGCTCTACTATCCGCTCGATGTGCCGACGATACGCGATTGGAAGCTCGTTGCGCGCAACCGCGTCCAGCTGAACCTCGCCTGCACCGACAGTAACACGGAATGGAACGTCCTTACGGATGGTGGGAAGGAACAGAAAGCCACCGGGATGTCCCCTTCGTTTGTAATTGACACGACGCTTGCAGCGCTGCACACCTACAAGCTCATTCCTGTCGCACGCCCGGAGATGCTCCCCGTCGAAATCTCCATCCAATTCTACGGAGAAGAGTTCTATGGTTCGCTCGGGATGAAACACAACGACGTCTACATCGTCCGGTCCAACGTGCCGTGCGGACAGTTCGAGCAATTATCCGTCAACGACTGGGTGGATGATTACAAGTATGTCGGTGAAGCAGGGCTTGCCGAAACAGACCGCATTGTGCACAACCAGCTTGGCATTCGCGATACAGACCCAACGCTCACACGCATAGAAAAGCTCTTCCCCTACCTGCGCAAGAAACTCAAAGGCTCAGGCGGCGTGCCGAAGGACGCCGAACGATGGATGGATCCATACCGCCTGTTCGGCGAAATGGCAGCGGGGACCGGCAAAGGCTGGTGCACACAAAACGCGCAGGTCTATGTCTACTGGGCAAACAGGGCGGGAATCCCGACGCGGTTTGTCTTTGGCGCCCGCACGCAGGACGACAGGATCGTCTACACGGGCCATTCCTGGGCTGAATCGTACATCCGAGAGCAGCACCGTTGGGCGTTCGTCGATCTGTCGCAGGGACAGCTTTACGTCACCGATCGGGATGGACAGGTTTTGAACACGGCACAGATCTTCCACCTGAACCAGCTGAACGCGTTCGACAGCACGTTTGTCACCATCTATGCGGATTGGGGGTTTGAAAAGAATCCCGCCATTACGGCAAAAGACACGCTGGCGAAGGTCCCCTTCAATCTGTGCAACAAGTTCTACCGGAGCGAATTCAATCCGCAGTCGATTATCAAGTACCGACGTCCGCCGAACGTGGAGGATGTGCGGGAGATCTATGCCGGATTCTTCACGGACAGGACTTTTCTGCTGGGCAATATCGAGCGCTATCTCTTCAAACCGCAGCTGGCGTATTCCTTGTATCCGACGGAGGGGGGACACACGTACTTAGTCCGAAGGGCGCTGTTCTTTACAATGGTGGCGATCCTGATCTTGTGGATGGGGCTCGTGGTGACCGGCAGACTCAGGAAACCGAAAGTGTAG